Proteins found in one Deltaproteobacteria bacterium genomic segment:
- a CDS encoding putative DNA binding domain-containing protein — protein sequence MPKKGSNPSLGVESETVEWKRSLGEWKEIVITSAAMASLHGGQIYIGVEPFGEICGVQVGKGSLEDLANKIAQNTNPRLTSSISIIHRAGRVILVVSVPESRPKPVYAFDRPYLRSGRTNQRLSPEEALLLYTTSRGITWDQSTLSDATVEEDIDPAMVRRFLLAARTERRWEVSEKTSVDQVLRQLGLIQDGKLTVAANLLFGRNPQRLLTQAMVRCARFKGTNEVHFLDMKVIQGNIIEQVEEVMAFIKRNIRMGAEIKGLRREEKWEYPLEGLREAVINAVCHRDYAGTANVQIRIFDDRLEIWNPGELPEGMTVEDLRRPHESKPRNKLIANAFFLIKYIEQFGTGIQRILDDCHAQRLPEPSFKAQGHNFRAIFMPGLTSGKSKEYITLNERHQKALEYIRKQGQISRREYAKQLDVSEETAKRDLSQMVKEGILVMHRAGRSTVYKLIGS from the coding sequence ATGCCCAAAAAAGGATCCAATCCTTCGTTAGGTGTAGAGAGCGAAACCGTGGAGTGGAAACGCTCGCTTGGGGAGTGGAAGGAGATCGTTATTACCTCGGCAGCCATGGCTTCACTCCATGGGGGTCAGATCTATATTGGAGTTGAGCCGTTTGGCGAAATATGCGGCGTTCAGGTCGGCAAGGGCAGCCTTGAAGACCTGGCCAATAAAATTGCCCAGAACACTAATCCGCGCCTGACATCTTCCATCTCTATCATCCATCGAGCTGGCCGGGTCATCCTGGTGGTGTCCGTTCCGGAGAGCCGGCCGAAGCCTGTTTATGCCTTTGATCGTCCTTACTTGCGATCTGGTCGAACGAACCAGCGATTATCTCCGGAAGAAGCCCTCCTTCTGTACACGACCAGTCGAGGAATCACCTGGGACCAATCGACACTATCCGATGCCACTGTCGAGGAGGACATTGACCCGGCAATGGTTCGCCGCTTTCTCCTCGCTGCCCGAACCGAGCGCCGTTGGGAGGTTTCAGAGAAAACCTCGGTGGATCAGGTCTTGCGTCAGCTTGGATTGATCCAGGATGGGAAGCTGACGGTAGCGGCCAACCTGCTTTTTGGTCGCAATCCACAACGCTTACTGACTCAGGCGATGGTTCGCTGTGCCCGTTTCAAGGGAACCAACGAAGTTCATTTTCTCGACATGAAGGTCATCCAGGGTAATATTATCGAACAGGTCGAGGAAGTCATGGCCTTTATCAAGAGAAATATACGCATGGGGGCGGAGATCAAAGGCCTCCGGCGCGAGGAAAAGTGGGAATATCCCCTGGAAGGCCTGCGGGAAGCCGTCATCAATGCCGTCTGTCATCGGGACTATGCCGGTACGGCCAATGTTCAGATACGAATTTTTGACGACCGGTTGGAGATCTGGAACCCGGGTGAGTTGCCGGAGGGGATGACCGTCGAAGATCTCCGCCGCCCCCATGAGTCGAAACCGCGGAACAAGCTCATCGCCAATGCTTTTTTTCTAATCAAGTATATTGAACAATTCGGCACGGGCATCCAGCGTATTCTGGACGACTGTCATGCCCAGCGCTTACCCGAACCGAGTTTCAAAGCCCAAGGCCATAATTTTCGGGCAATTTTTATGCCCGGTTTGACAAGTGGTAAGAGCAAAGAATATATCACGTTAAACGAGAGACATCAGAAGGCCCTCGAGTACATCAGGAAACAGGGCCAGATATCACGCCGGGAGTATGCCAAACAATTGGATGTTTCAGAAGAAACGGCCAAGCGGGACCTATCCCAAATGGTCAAAGAGGGAATTCTGGTTATGCATCGAGCCGGCCGAAGCACGGTCTATAAGCTAATCGGGTCATAA
- the ccsB gene encoding c-type cytochrome biogenesis protein CcsB: MNSSFLLSLVTFGYFFSALFYLISLVLKKAGIGQVATWVLRAVFLIQTGAIILRWIESYQMGIGHAPLSNLYESLIFFAWTIALIYIWIEWKTKSRTIGVFATPFAFLSMAYASFSPNISTQIQPLLPALQSNWLIAHVITCFLGYAAFAVSCSLSIMYLIKKPTAGKKMDNRLLLSYFPEIAVLDELIYQTIIIGFLLLTVGIATGAVWAHSAWGTYWSWDPKETWSLITWLLYAALLHARMMKGWHGSRVAWLSIIGFACVLFTYFGVNFILSGLHSYGNA; this comes from the coding sequence ATGAACAGTTCTTTTTTGCTTAGTCTGGTAACCTTTGGCTATTTTTTTTCAGCCCTTTTTTATTTGATTTCCCTGGTACTGAAAAAAGCCGGGATCGGTCAGGTAGCCACCTGGGTCCTCCGGGCTGTTTTTTTGATCCAAACCGGGGCCATTATCCTGCGCTGGATCGAATCCTATCAAATGGGGATCGGCCATGCCCCTTTATCCAATCTTTATGAGTCTTTGATTTTTTTCGCCTGGACCATTGCCCTGATTTATATCTGGATCGAATGGAAAACAAAATCCAGAACCATCGGGGTCTTTGCAACCCCTTTTGCCTTTCTTTCCATGGCTTATGCCTCATTCTCTCCCAACATAAGTACCCAGATCCAGCCCCTGTTGCCGGCCTTACAGAGTAACTGGCTGATCGCCCATGTCATCACCTGTTTTTTGGGATACGCGGCCTTTGCCGTCTCCTGCAGTTTAAGCATCATGTATCTGATCAAGAAACCTACGGCAGGAAAGAAAATGGATAACCGGTTGCTTTTGTCCTATTTCCCTGAAATAGCGGTCCTGGATGAATTGATTTACCAGACGATTATTATCGGCTTCCTGTTACTGACGGTAGGCATTGCAACGGGTGCGGTCTGGGCCCATTCGGCCTGGGGAACCTATTGGAGTTGGGACCCCAAGGAAACCTGGTCCTTGATTACCTGGCTGCTCTATGCCGCTCTGCTGCATGCCCGGATGATGAAAGGTTGGCACGGGTCCCGGGTAGCCTGGCTTTCGATCATCGGATTTGCCTGTGTTCTCTTTACCTATTTCGGGGTCAATTTTATTTTATCGGGATTGCACAGCTATGGGAATGCCTAA
- a CDS encoding cytochrome c biogenesis protein ResB has product MSPEKPSKGILSAIFEFFASVKLALVLLFTLAVTSILGTVLPQGDPMEFMKQGYSPSSARLIQFFQLNDMYHSWWFQWLLLLLTLNLIICSIKRFSTTWKVTTASPRAVSDHLFESLPFKKKFTFKEHPFDSQNWIRSSLGKRFGNPAPLSPSQGTAFYLEKGRFSRYGVYLVHLSILIIFLGAIIGSLYGFKGFLELKEGESQDRILIKGPRSLKKLDFSVKLDKFTMAFYPNGMPKEYRSDLSFWEKGQEKNKAVVRVNDPFSYKDITFYQSSWDQFPSTIKLSLKKGDAESELWIKMDQKTPVPDTPFSLTAVRYANDLSNFGPALGVILSKGEEEVEHGWILANHPTFHGNRLGEFHLKIKELKTQYVSGFQVNQDPGVWFIWIGSSLMLIGFIVAFYFSHQQVWIWIQEKKDPKGRSRTEIMIGGTANKNRGAFIHRMEQLTGKVRSG; this is encoded by the coding sequence ATGTCCCCGGAAAAACCATCCAAAGGAATCTTGTCGGCAATATTCGAATTTTTTGCCTCCGTTAAACTGGCCCTGGTCCTTTTATTCACCTTGGCCGTCACCTCTATTCTTGGGACTGTTCTGCCTCAGGGCGATCCCATGGAATTTATGAAGCAGGGCTATAGTCCCTCGTCCGCCAGGCTGATACAATTTTTTCAGCTCAATGATATGTACCATTCCTGGTGGTTCCAATGGCTTTTACTTTTGCTGACCCTCAACCTGATCATTTGTTCCATAAAACGTTTTTCTACCACCTGGAAAGTGACTACGGCCTCTCCCCGGGCCGTTTCCGATCACCTGTTTGAATCTCTGCCTTTCAAAAAAAAGTTTACTTTTAAAGAACATCCTTTTGATTCCCAAAACTGGATCCGGTCTTCACTCGGTAAGCGTTTCGGAAATCCGGCCCCTCTTTCCCCATCCCAGGGAACGGCCTTTTATTTGGAAAAGGGTCGATTCAGCCGCTATGGGGTTTATTTGGTCCATCTGAGTATTTTAATTATCTTTTTAGGGGCCATCATCGGGTCCCTTTACGGCTTTAAAGGATTTTTAGAACTCAAAGAGGGAGAAAGCCAGGATCGGATTTTGATCAAAGGTCCGCGGTCCCTGAAAAAACTGGATTTTTCAGTTAAGCTGGATAAATTCACCATGGCCTTTTATCCTAACGGGATGCCTAAAGAATACCGCTCGGACCTGAGTTTCTGGGAGAAAGGTCAGGAAAAGAATAAGGCCGTGGTTCGGGTTAACGACCCCTTTTCTTATAAAGACATCACTTTTTATCAATCCTCCTGGGATCAGTTTCCCTCAACCATAAAGCTGTCTTTAAAAAAAGGGGATGCAGAATCGGAGTTGTGGATCAAGATGGATCAAAAGACCCCGGTGCCCGACACCCCATTTTCTCTGACGGCGGTCCGCTATGCAAATGACCTTTCCAATTTTGGGCCGGCATTGGGGGTCATCCTGTCGAAGGGTGAGGAAGAAGTCGAGCATGGTTGGATCCTGGCCAATCATCCTACTTTTCACGGCAACCGACTGGGTGAGTTCCATTTAAAGATTAAGGAACTGAAAACCCAATATGTATCCGGTTTTCAGGTCAATCAAGATCCGGGAGTCTGGTTTATCTGGATCGGGTCCTCTTTGATGCTCATCGGCTTTATCGTCGCTTTCTATTTTTCCCATCAACAGGTCTGGATCTGGATCCAGGAAAAAAAGGATCCCAAAGGGCGATCCAGAACAGAAATCATGATAGGCGGAACGGCCAACAAGAACCGTGGTGCCTTTATCCATAGGATGGAACAATTAACCGGAAAGGTTCGGAGTGGTTGA
- the serS gene encoding serine--tRNA ligase: protein MLDLKLIRERLAWVQDRLSLRGQDLPWGTFETLDKERREILQEAEALKHQRNVVSDRIGRLKQEKQEAQEAIEEMRLVSKRIKELDDDLSGIEEKFSAILFTLPNIPHESVPVGYSSDENPVVRTWGNKPNFSFSPRPHWEIGEELGILDFERATRMTGARFVVYKGLGARLERALINFMLDLHTRVHNYTEILPPFIVNSQSLTGTGQLPKFRDELFKLEGWDYYLIPTAEVPVTNLFQQETLPAQELPKTFVAYTPCFRSEAGSYGKDTRGLIRQHQFNKVELVKFSLPEDSYTELEGLLQNAEEVLKQLNLPYQVVSLCTGDLGFSSAKTYDIEVWLPGQNLYREISSCSNFEDFQARRANIRFRREGKSKTELVHTLNGSGLAVGRTLVAVLENYQQADGSILIPPALQPYMNGISRITKA, encoded by the coding sequence ATGCTGGATTTAAAATTGATTCGGGAACGATTGGCTTGGGTCCAGGACAGGCTGTCCCTGCGGGGTCAGGATCTGCCCTGGGGAACCTTTGAAACCCTGGATAAGGAACGACGGGAGATCCTTCAGGAAGCCGAAGCCCTCAAGCATCAACGGAATGTGGTTTCCGACCGTATCGGCCGCCTCAAACAGGAAAAGCAGGAGGCCCAAGAGGCCATTGAGGAGATGCGCCTGGTTTCAAAGAGGATCAAGGAACTGGATGATGACTTAAGCGGGATTGAAGAAAAATTTTCAGCCATCCTGTTCACCCTGCCCAATATCCCTCATGAGTCGGTCCCGGTCGGCTATAGCAGTGATGAGAACCCGGTTGTCCGGACCTGGGGGAACAAACCGAATTTTTCTTTTTCCCCCCGCCCTCACTGGGAGATTGGGGAAGAATTAGGCATCCTCGATTTTGAAAGGGCCACCCGGATGACCGGGGCCCGCTTTGTGGTCTATAAAGGATTGGGGGCCCGCCTGGAAAGGGCCTTGATCAATTTTATGTTGGACCTCCATACCCGTGTCCACAACTATACCGAAATCCTGCCCCCTTTTATTGTCAACAGTCAAAGCCTGACCGGGACCGGCCAATTGCCCAAATTCAGGGATGAATTGTTTAAATTGGAAGGATGGGATTATTATCTGATTCCGACCGCCGAGGTGCCGGTAACCAACCTCTTTCAACAGGAAACCCTGCCGGCCCAGGAACTGCCTAAAACCTTTGTTGCCTATACCCCCTGTTTTCGCTCCGAAGCCGGCTCCTATGGAAAGGATACCCGGGGTCTCATCCGCCAGCATCAATTCAATAAAGTGGAGCTGGTGAAATTCTCCCTACCCGAAGATTCCTATACCGAATTGGAAGGTTTGCTCCAAAATGCCGAGGAGGTCCTGAAACAACTGAACCTGCCCTACCAGGTGGTCAGTCTTTGCACCGGCGATCTCGGATTCTCCTCCGCCAAGACTTATGATATTGAGGTCTGGCTCCCCGGACAAAATCTTTACCGGGAGATTTCTTCCTGCAGCAATTTTGAGGATTTTCAGGCCCGAAGGGCCAACATCCGTTTCCGCCGGGAAGGAAAGTCCAAGACCGAACTGGTCCACACCTTAAACGGCTCCGGGTTGGCCGTGGGAAGAACCCTGGTGGCCGTTCTGGAAAACTACCAGCAGGCCGACGGCAGCATCTTGATCCCGCCGGCCCTGCAACCCTATATGAACGGGATCAGCCGGATAACCAAAGCATAG
- the queD gene encoding 6-carboxytetrahydropterin synthase QueD: MFELKIITQFAAAHRLRNFQGKCEQLHGHNWKVEVFVKADNLDSAGLVRDFGEIKGATNELLNGLDHHYLNELPPFQEENPSSEHIARYLFHQLSNRLNDERARVSRVSVWESDTSCATFFEE; this comes from the coding sequence ATGTTCGAATTAAAAATCATTACCCAGTTTGCCGCGGCCCATCGATTAAGGAATTTTCAGGGAAAATGCGAACAACTCCACGGCCACAACTGGAAGGTGGAGGTCTTTGTCAAGGCCGATAATCTGGATTCCGCCGGTCTGGTCAGGGATTTTGGGGAAATAAAAGGGGCCACGAACGAATTATTAAATGGTCTGGACCACCATTATTTAAATGAACTCCCTCCTTTTCAGGAAGAAAACCCTTCTTCGGAACATATTGCCCGCTATCTTTTTCATCAACTCAGTAACCGCTTGAACGATGAACGGGCCCGGGTGAGCCGGGTCTCGGTCTGGGAATCGGATACTTCCTGCGCTACCTTTTTTGAGGAATAG